The following proteins are encoded in a genomic region of Arachis ipaensis cultivar K30076 chromosome B02, Araip1.1, whole genome shotgun sequence:
- the LOC107628028 gene encoding putative disease resistance RPP13-like protein 1, with protein sequence MAAKPYGGAYLSPLVEVVLDNLSSMFEDDSVLNGNHSALELLGRLQNCLYNVGPVLDDAELKQFSDKKVKEWLADLQDALYMADDLLDEISTKAAIAATKRDAGNSSSWSHLVDSYIEDTGDIEKIVRRLETVVAGKISLPLKEVAKLDMSWRFPSTCLVEPPEICGRKEDKEAILKLLLDDDDAGDGDLSVIPIVGIGGIGKTTLAQLVYHDDKVKESFDFRGWVCVSEEFNVVKVTKTIIEAIVWWRYDLTDLNLLQHDLKEELSRKKFFIVLDDVWDKNYDDLNRFLKPFQKGVKGSKILITTRNKNVASVVQTISPHELSPLSDEDCWLVFSKHARLSTISSENPTLEKIGRDMVKRCDGLPLAAQALGGLLRGNSDIRSWNHLLKSEIWELSDDKTNVVPALRISYYFLPSYLKQCFIYCSLYPKNYEFSKDELILLWMAENFLQPVGKKTVEEVGGEYFDELIARSFFQPHNSREKIFVMHNLVHDLAMTCAGELYFRAKELRNAVEVDIKARHLSHNAKGNYPMSKLLGVCDTVKHTRTFLEINLETWIPFNIENATCILLSQLKYLRALSLKRFPLESVPDSIGELIHLRYLDISETKIVTLPESLGNLYNLQTLKLNTCGSLITLPVGMKDLVNLRHLDIYGTGLYEMPKGMSNLKSLQFLSTFVVGKHEENKIKELGALAGLHKSIFISKLDNVVNSSEALEARMCDKDGIDSMMLTWWWSRENRVDSEMQRDILDKLRPHTNVKELDMWGYRGTRFPDWVGHSSYHNITKIRLDGCRSCCMLPSFGQLPSLKHLSISHFKSLESVGAEFYFNQNGESCLETPPFPMLETLKFDSLDCWKEWRSLEFNAFPRLRELSIQCCPMLIRDLPNHLPSLQSLTIEGCGQLRCCVPKAPAMTSLSIFVYGNEVRIRELPPLLRQLSIGGIGQEPSVKAIMHMQLSCLTSLCISHCSSHILFPVSAIPPSVQELTIDNCGESFEFQMDGQHHSLQKLSIGNSCDSHTSFSLLDAFPNLVSVRISGCQKMESLVVSRSLSCLLSLYIFFCGSLKSVSTLWMAAPQLEKLSLVDCREIDLSDTGHPHRSLRYLEITYSEKLVSSAAFMHPQFHGITNLIFCFEVSDYSECVKSFPKEGWLPASLESLTIKCLSSVGTLECKGLAHLTSLQELSIDYCVKLENIEGEKLPASLIKLGIYDSPLLAERCEKKDPQIWPKISHIPAIQVDRRWIW encoded by the coding sequence ATGGCTGCAAAACCTTATGGTGGAGCTTACCTCTCTCCCTTGGTTGAGGTTGTTTTGGATAACCTGTCTTCAATGTTCGAAGATGACTCTGTCCTCAACGGAAACCACTCTGCCCTTGAGTTGCTTGGAAGGTTGCAGAATTGTCTGTATAATGTTGGACCTGTTCTTGATGATGCTGAGCTGAAGCAGTTCAGTGACAAGAAAGTGAAGGAGTGGCTTGCTGATCTCCAAGATGCTCTCTATATGGCCGATGACTTGCTCGATGAGATCTCCACTAAAGCCGCCATCGCTGCCACTAAAAGGGATGCAGGTAACTCTTCTTCCTGGTCTCATCTTGTTGATTCATATATAGAAGATACTGGTGACATAGAAAAAATAGTTCGAAGACTAGAGACTGTCGTAGCAGGCAAAATTTCACTTCCTCTGAAGGAGGTTGCAAAGTTGGACATGTCATGGAGATTTCCATCCACATGTCTTGTTGAACCACCGGAGATATGTGGCAGGAAAGAAGACAAGGAGGCCATACTGAAACTGTTGttggatgatgatgatgctggTGATGGTGATTTATCTGTCATTCCCATTGTGGGCATAGGCGGAATAGGAAAGACTACTTTGGCCCAGTTGGTTTACCACGATGACAAAGTGAAGGAGAGTTTTGATTTTCGAGGTTGGGTTTGTGTGTCGGAAGAGTTTAATGTTGTCAAGGTCACCAAGACTATAATTGAGGCAATAGTTTGGTGGCGTTATGACTTGACAGATTTGAATTTACTTCAGCATGATTTAAAAGAAGAGTTGTCGAGGAAAAAGTTCTTCATTGTCTTGGACGATGTATGGGATAAAAATTATGATGATTTGAATAGGTTTCTAAAACCTTTTCAGAAAGGGGTTAAGGGAAGTAAAATTCTCATAACTACAAGAAATAAAAATGTGGCTTCTGTAGTGCAGACTATTTCACCTCATGAACTGAGTCCATTGTCTGATGAAGATTGTTGGTTGGTGTTTTCAAAGCATGCACGTCTTTCAACTATTTCTTCGGAGAATCCAACCCTGGAAAAAATCGGCAGAGATATGGTAAAGAGGTGTGATGGATTGCCCTTGGCAGCTCAAGCCCTTGGAGGCTTATTGCGTGGAAATTCGGATATCAGGTCTTGGAATCATTTACTAAAGAGTGAAATCTGGGAACTTTCAGATGACAAGACAAATGTTGTTCCAGCGTTAAGAATAAGTTATTATTTTCTTCCTTCATATCTGAAGCAGTGCTTTATTTATTGTTCCTTgtatcctaagaactatgaatttAGCAAGGATGAATTGATATTGTTATGGATGGCTGAGAATTTTTTGCAACCAGTGGGTAAAAAGACTGTGGAAGAAGTTGGTGGTGaatattttgatgaattaattGCGAGATCATTTTTCCAACCTCACAATTCCCGCGAAAAGATATTTGTGATGCATAATCTTGTGCATGATTTAGCAATGACGTGTGCTGGAGAATTGTATTTCAGAGCCAAAGAGCTTCGGAATGCAGTTGAGGTTGATATTAAAGCTCGTCATTTGTCACATAATGCCAAAGGCAATTATCCAATGTCAAAACTTTTGGGAGTTTGCGATACGGTAAAACATACAAGGACATTTCTTGAAATCAATTTGGAGACATGGATCCCATTTAACATAGAAAACGCAACTTGTATCTTGTTGTCACAGTTGAAGTACCTGAGAGCGCTGTCGTTGAAACGCTTTCCTCTTGAGTCAGTACCTGATTCAATAGGTGAGTTGATTCATTTGCGTTACTTGGATATCTCTGAGACCAAGATTGTGACATTGCCAGAGTCATTGGGTAACCTATACAATTTGCAGACCTTGAAGTTGAATACCTGTGGGAGTCTGATAACGCTACCTGTTGGCATGAAAGACCTTGTAAATTTGCGTCATCTTGATATTTATGGGACTGGGTTGTATGAGATGCCGAAAGGCATGAGCAATTTGAAAAGTTTGCAGTTTTTAAGTACTTTTGTTGttggaaagcatgaagaaaacaagattAAAGAATTGGGAGCACTTGCAGGTCTACACAAATCAATTTTCATTTCCAAATTGGACAATGTGGTGAACAGCAGTGAAGCTTTGGAGGCAAGAATGTGTGATAAGGATGGCATTGATTCTATGATGTTGACTTGGTGGTGGAGTAGAGAGAATAGAGTTGATTCCGAAATGCAAAGAGATATACTTGACAAGTTACGACCTCACACTAATGTGAAAGAGTTAGATATGTGGGGTTACAGGGGTACAAGATTTCCAGATTGGGTGGGACATTCTTCCTACCACAACATCACCAAAATAAGACTGGATGGTTGCAGGAGTTGCTGTATGCTTCCTTCATTTGGACAGTTGCCCTCGTTGAAGCACCTATCAATTTCACATTTTAAAAGTCTGGAAAGTGTGGGTGCTGAGTTTTACTTTAACCAGAATGGTGAATCTTGTTTGGAGACACCACCATTCCCAATGCTTGAAACTCTTAAGTTTGACTCATTGGATTGCTGGAAGGAGTGGCGTTCATTGGAGTTCAATGCGTTTCCGAGACTTAGGGAGCTTTCAATACAGTGCTGTCCCATGTTGATACGAGATTTGCCCAATCATCTACCATCTTTGCAATCACTTACTATTGAGGGTTGCGGGCAGCTGAGGTGTTGTGTTCCAAAAGCTCCTGCAATGACCTCTTTAAGCATATTTGTATACGGGAATGAAGTGAGAATTAGAGAGCTACCTCCTTTACTGCGTCAACTATCAATTGGAGGAATCGGTCAGGAGCCAAGTGTGAAGGCCATAATGCATATGCAACTGAGTTGCCTCACTTCTTTATGCATCTCACATTGTTCCTCCCACATATTGTTTCCAGTGAGTGCTATTCCCCCATCAGTACAAGAGTTGACGATCGATAATTGTGGAGAATCATTTGAATTCCAAATGGATGGGCAACATCACTCGCTGCAGAAACTATCAATAGGGAACAGCTGTGATTCACATACATCCTTCTCGTTATTGGATGCCTTTCCAAATCTCGTGAGTGTTCGTATCAGCGGTTGCCAAAAGATGGAGTCTCTTGTGGTGTCACGCTCTCTTTCTTGTCTCCTTTCTTTATATATCTTCTTTTGTGGGAGTTTGAAATCTGTGTCAACGCTATGGATGGCAGCACCTCAGCTTGAGAAACTCTCATTAGTGGATTGCCGAGAGATTGATTTGTCTGATACAGGGCATCCACACCGTAGCCTGAGATATCTTGAAATCACCTACAGCGAGAAACTAGTGAGCTCTGCAGCATTCATGCATCCGCAGTTTCATGGGATTACTAATCTTATCTTTTGTTTTGAAGTTTCTGATTACAGTGAGTGTGTGAAGAGCTTCCCAAAGGAAGGTTGGTTGCCTGCCTCCCTTGAGTCCCTCACAATTAAATGCCTTAGCAGTGTGGGGACTTTGGAATGCAAGGGACTTGCCCACCTCACCTCCCTCCAGGAACTAAGTATTGACTATTGTGTCAAGTTGGAGAATATTGAGGGAGAAAAGCTGCCTGCCTCTCTAATAAAACTCGGCATCTATGATAGCCCTTTGCTGGCCGAACGATGCGAGAAGAAGGATCCACAGATTTGGCCCAAAATCTCCCACATTCCCGCCATTCAAGTTGATCGCAGATGGATTTGGTAA